One Helianthus annuus cultivar XRQ/B chromosome 12, HanXRQr2.0-SUNRISE, whole genome shotgun sequence genomic region harbors:
- the LOC110896031 gene encoding RNA-binding protein 25 isoform X3 — protein sequence MGSQIVICRQQNLLATECFLPFTCQGIIRYAPPTYPQMLRPVYPQRPPGAVGVIPTLQRPPVMAMRGPVIPTIVRPPVNLAIAQTEKPMTTIYVGKIASTVDNDFMLSLLQLCGPVKSWKRVPDPTTGALKGFGFCEFESVEGVLRALRLLSKLSIDGQELMLNFDKATKEYLKRFVEKKKENSKKATDTEGDAGKEEKTASPKASVDESKEDDINNNNEANKENDGYATFGLVTNEDKEADKEASEKLSGMIEERLKNKPLPPPPPPPQTAPDAGGNSTSEHPAKSRDGGDTDADGARTAEDKKDEEMTSKTNENEKLETSSPDRNSKKERERTREKERELERYEREREQERAKREREREYKIREEERRYRGRLKEWETREKEKERARKLEREREKDREQDRKYEIMDQENDDSYSKKRKYRNSGEEREERKRRLREKEEDMEDKVKELEEIAEAKRKEEEEREKQKEQQKHALEILSGNNNTTTNGIDNAMVIDGSLLESRNKAFAQPSTDVEMQHGNETGKITQNGTSDDSETRQNNTLGPKKLGFGLVGSGKRTTVPSLFHEEDEDAQKDKKMRPLVPIDYSTEELQAVRETTPVPPSSNLAAAAEFAKRIGERPDSDRDRSRRAHDRSGHRDRDHETNRARDETREKEKAKTPDNKKLLDAKQLIDTIPKTKDELFSYPINWVVYDKNGLHERMRPWISKKITEFLGEEETTLVDYIVSSTQEHVTADEMLDRLQSILDDEAEMFVLKMWRMLIFEIKKVETGLAGRSKA from the exons ATGGGTTCTCAAATCGTGATTTGTCGGCAGCAGAACTTGCTTGCAACTGAGTGCTTCTTGCCCTTTACATGCCAAG GAATTATCCGTTATGCCCCTCCTACATATCCACAAATGCTTCGACCCGTATATCCTCAAAGACCACCCGGAGCAGTAGGAGTCATTCCAACATTACAACGTCCTCCAGTTATGGCTATGCGGGGCCCAGTGATCCCTACAATCGTCAGGCCACCTGTAAATTTAGCCATAGCTCAAACTGAAAAGCCAATGACCACGATTTATGTTGGCAAGATTGCATCAACAGTGGACAATGATTTCATGCTCTCCCTTTTACAA CTTTGCGGGCCTGTTAAAAGTTGGAAGCGTGTTCCGGATCCCACTACTGGAGCTTTGAAGGGATTTGGTTTTTGTGAATTTGAATCCGTGGAAGGAGTTTTACGGGCTTTACGGCTGCTGAGCAAATTAAGTATTGATGGTCAGGAGCTAATG TTGAATTTTGACAAAGCAACCAAAGAGTACCTTAAGCGTTTTGTCGAGAAGAAAAAAGAGAATTCCAAAAAGGCAACAGATACTGAAGGTGATGCTGGTAAAGAGGAAAAAACTGCATCTCCAAAGGCTTCTGTGGATGAATCAAAGGAAGATGATATTAATAATAACAATGAAGCAAACAAAGAAAATGATGGTTATGCTACTTTTGGACTTGTGACTAATGAAGATAAAGAAGCTGATAAAGAAGCTAGTGAGAAGCTTTCAGGAATGATAGAAGAGAGGTTAAAGAATAAGCCTCTACCGCCACCTCCACCGCCGCCACAAACCGCTCCTGATGCTGGTGGAAATTCAACCTCTGAACACCCTGCAAAGTCCAGAGATGGTGGTGATACCGATGCTGATGGAGCGAGAACCG CAGAAGATAAAAAAGATGAAGAGATGACAAGCAAAACAAATGAAAACGAGAAGCTCGAAACAAGTTCACCTGATCGAAACAGTAAAAAAGAGCGAGAACGCACCCGTGAAAAAGAACGTGAATTGGAAAGATACGAACGAGAGAGGGAGCAGGAACGCGCCAAAAGAGAGCGGGAACGAGAATACAAAATCCGCGAAGAAGAACGTCGATACCGGGGCCGTTTGAAGGAGTGGGAAACCagagaaaaagagaaagaaagggctcggaaactagagagagaaagggaaAAGGATAGAGAACAAGATAGAAAATATGAGATAATGGATCAAGAAAACGATGATAGTTATagtaaaaaaagaaaatatagaaatAGTGGTGAAGAACGCGAGGAAAGAAAAAGGAGATTAAgggaaaaagaagaagatatggAGGATAAAGTTAAAGAATTGGAAGAAATCGCTGAGGCtaaaaggaaagaagaagaagaaagagagaaaCAGAAAGAACAACAAAAACACGCATTGGAGATATTATCCGGTAATAATAACACCACAACTAACGGAATCGACAATGCTATGGTAATTGATGGGAGCTTGTTGGAATCAAGAAATAAGGCTTTTGCTCAGCCATCAACAGATGTTGAAATGCAGCATGGAAATGAGACTG GTAAGATTACCCAAAACGGGACCAGTGACGATTCAGAAACAAGACAAAACAACACACTGGGACCCAAAAAGTTAGGGTTTGGTCTTGTGGGGTCCGGAAAAAGAACAACGGTACCTTCTCTTTTCCATGAAGAAGACGAAGATGCACAAAAGGACAAAAAAATGCGGCCTTTGGTTCCAATAGATTATTCAACAGAAGAATTGCAAGCTGTTAGAGAAACCACACCGGTCCCACCTTCTTCTAATTTGGCTGCAGCTGCCGAATTTGCGAAACGAATTGGCGAAAGACCCGATTCAGATAGAGATCGAAGTAGACGTGCTCATGATCGTTCTGGTCATCGAGATCGAGACCATGAAACAAATCGGGCCCGAGATGAGACCCGTGAAAAAGAAAAAGCGAAGACACCTGATAATAAGAAGCTTTTGGATGCTAAACAGTTGATTGACACCATTCCAAAAACTAAAGATGAGCTGTTCTCGTATCCGATAAATTGGGTGGTTTATGATAAG AATGGATTACATGAAAGAATGAGACCATGGATCTCCAAGAAAATAACCGAGTTTTTAGGTGAAGAAGAAACGACACTTGTTGACTACATCGTTTCAAGCACTCAAGAACACGTGACCGCAGATGAAATGCTTGATCGACTTCAATCTATTCTAGACGATGAAGCTGAAATGTTTGTGCTCAAAATGTGGAGAATGCTTATTTTCGAAATCAAGAAAGTGGAAACCGGTCTTGCTGGTAGATCGAAAGCGTAG
- the LOC110896031 gene encoding RNA-binding protein 25 isoform X2, which produces MAISTNSPEKTTADHQTSAADNPNPPKPDLPDSSTAPPSSIPATTTAPLNPNPSLNISQPPAVAPPPPPQIQSFAPPSHPNFRPVPLPTAAHFSPVPNPSYQNHGVQGQIPVQVQPPGVMVQPPASGAMPSVPQMMPPHYGQPGQQPMRMYAPMPNGYQMAVPPGAMNPPGIIRYAPPTYPQMLRPVYPQRPPGAVGVIPTLQRPPVMAMRGPVIPTIVRPPVNLAIAQTEKPMTTIYVGKIASTVDNDFMLSLLQLCGPVKSWKRVPDPTTGALKGFGFCEFESVEGVLRALRLLSKLSIDGQELMLNFDKATKEYLKRFVEKKKENSKKATDTEGDAGKEEKTASPKASVDESKEDDINNNNEANKENDGYATFGLVTNEDKEADKEASEKLSGMIEERLKNKPLPPPPPPPQTAPDAGGNSTSEHPAKSRDGGDTDADGARTEDKKDEEMTSKTNENEKLETSSPDRNSKKERERTREKERELERYEREREQERAKREREREYKIREEERRYRGRLKEWETREKEKERARKLEREREKDREQDRKYEIMDQENDDSYSKKRKYRNSGEEREERKRRLREKEEDMEDKVKELEEIAEAKRKEEEEREKQKEQQKHALEILSGNNNTTTNGIDNAMVIDGSLLESRNKAFAQPSTDVEMQHGNETGKITQNGTSDDSETRQNNTLGPKKLGFGLVGSGKRTTVPSLFHEEDEDAQKDKKMRPLVPIDYSTEELQAVRETTPVPPSSNLAAAAEFAKRIGERPDSDRDRSRRAHDRSGHRDRDHETNRARDETREKEKAKTPDNKKLLDAKQLIDTIPKTKDELFSYPINWVVYDKNGLHERMRPWISKKITEFLGEEETTLVDYIVSSTQEHVTADEMLDRLQSILDDEAEMFVLKMWRMLIFEIKKVETGLAGRSKA; this is translated from the exons ATGGCGATTTCAACAAACTCACCGGAGAAAACCACCGCAGACCACCAAACCTCCGCCGCCGACAATCCAAATCCACCAAAACCAGATCTACCAGATTCATCCACTGCTCCACCTTCTTCAATtcccgccaccaccaccgcaccattAAACCCTAACCCTAGCCTCAATATCTCCCAACCGCCGGCCGTAGCTCCGCCGCCACCGCCGCAGATTCAATCCTTCGCTCCTCCTAGTCATCCGAATTTCCGCCCGGTGCCGCTGCCAACTGCCGCTCACTTTTCTCCGGTACCGAACCCTAGTTATCAGAACCATGGAGTTCAAGGTCAAATTCCGGTCCAGGTGCAGCCTCCAGGGGTCATGGTGCAGCCGCCGGCGAGTGGAGCGATGCCATCGGTTCCGCAGATGATGCCGCCGCACTACGGGCAGCCTGGACAGCAGCCGATGAGGATGTATGCGCCGATGCCTAATGGTTATCAAATGGCTGTGCCTCCAGGAGCTATGAATCCTCCAG GAATTATCCGTTATGCCCCTCCTACATATCCACAAATGCTTCGACCCGTATATCCTCAAAGACCACCCGGAGCAGTAGGAGTCATTCCAACATTACAACGTCCTCCAGTTATGGCTATGCGGGGCCCAGTGATCCCTACAATCGTCAGGCCACCTGTAAATTTAGCCATAGCTCAAACTGAAAAGCCAATGACCACGATTTATGTTGGCAAGATTGCATCAACAGTGGACAATGATTTCATGCTCTCCCTTTTACAA CTTTGCGGGCCTGTTAAAAGTTGGAAGCGTGTTCCGGATCCCACTACTGGAGCTTTGAAGGGATTTGGTTTTTGTGAATTTGAATCCGTGGAAGGAGTTTTACGGGCTTTACGGCTGCTGAGCAAATTAAGTATTGATGGTCAGGAGCTAATG TTGAATTTTGACAAAGCAACCAAAGAGTACCTTAAGCGTTTTGTCGAGAAGAAAAAAGAGAATTCCAAAAAGGCAACAGATACTGAAGGTGATGCTGGTAAAGAGGAAAAAACTGCATCTCCAAAGGCTTCTGTGGATGAATCAAAGGAAGATGATATTAATAATAACAATGAAGCAAACAAAGAAAATGATGGTTATGCTACTTTTGGACTTGTGACTAATGAAGATAAAGAAGCTGATAAAGAAGCTAGTGAGAAGCTTTCAGGAATGATAGAAGAGAGGTTAAAGAATAAGCCTCTACCGCCACCTCCACCGCCGCCACAAACCGCTCCTGATGCTGGTGGAAATTCAACCTCTGAACACCCTGCAAAGTCCAGAGATGGTGGTGATACCGATGCTGATGGAGCGAGAACCG AAGATAAAAAAGATGAAGAGATGACAAGCAAAACAAATGAAAACGAGAAGCTCGAAACAAGTTCACCTGATCGAAACAGTAAAAAAGAGCGAGAACGCACCCGTGAAAAAGAACGTGAATTGGAAAGATACGAACGAGAGAGGGAGCAGGAACGCGCCAAAAGAGAGCGGGAACGAGAATACAAAATCCGCGAAGAAGAACGTCGATACCGGGGCCGTTTGAAGGAGTGGGAAACCagagaaaaagagaaagaaagggctcggaaactagagagagaaagggaaAAGGATAGAGAACAAGATAGAAAATATGAGATAATGGATCAAGAAAACGATGATAGTTATagtaaaaaaagaaaatatagaaatAGTGGTGAAGAACGCGAGGAAAGAAAAAGGAGATTAAgggaaaaagaagaagatatggAGGATAAAGTTAAAGAATTGGAAGAAATCGCTGAGGCtaaaaggaaagaagaagaagaaagagagaaaCAGAAAGAACAACAAAAACACGCATTGGAGATATTATCCGGTAATAATAACACCACAACTAACGGAATCGACAATGCTATGGTAATTGATGGGAGCTTGTTGGAATCAAGAAATAAGGCTTTTGCTCAGCCATCAACAGATGTTGAAATGCAGCATGGAAATGAGACTG GTAAGATTACCCAAAACGGGACCAGTGACGATTCAGAAACAAGACAAAACAACACACTGGGACCCAAAAAGTTAGGGTTTGGTCTTGTGGGGTCCGGAAAAAGAACAACGGTACCTTCTCTTTTCCATGAAGAAGACGAAGATGCACAAAAGGACAAAAAAATGCGGCCTTTGGTTCCAATAGATTATTCAACAGAAGAATTGCAAGCTGTTAGAGAAACCACACCGGTCCCACCTTCTTCTAATTTGGCTGCAGCTGCCGAATTTGCGAAACGAATTGGCGAAAGACCCGATTCAGATAGAGATCGAAGTAGACGTGCTCATGATCGTTCTGGTCATCGAGATCGAGACCATGAAACAAATCGGGCCCGAGATGAGACCCGTGAAAAAGAAAAAGCGAAGACACCTGATAATAAGAAGCTTTTGGATGCTAAACAGTTGATTGACACCATTCCAAAAACTAAAGATGAGCTGTTCTCGTATCCGATAAATTGGGTGGTTTATGATAAG AATGGATTACATGAAAGAATGAGACCATGGATCTCCAAGAAAATAACCGAGTTTTTAGGTGAAGAAGAAACGACACTTGTTGACTACATCGTTTCAAGCACTCAAGAACACGTGACCGCAGATGAAATGCTTGATCGACTTCAATCTATTCTAGACGATGAAGCTGAAATGTTTGTGCTCAAAATGTGGAGAATGCTTATTTTCGAAATCAAGAAAGTGGAAACCGGTCTTGCTGGTAGATCGAAAGCGTAG
- the LOC110896031 gene encoding RNA-binding protein 25 isoform X1, which translates to MAISTNSPEKTTADHQTSAADNPNPPKPDLPDSSTAPPSSIPATTTAPLNPNPSLNISQPPAVAPPPPPQIQSFAPPSHPNFRPVPLPTAAHFSPVPNPSYQNHGVQGQIPVQVQPPGVMVQPPASGAMPSVPQMMPPHYGQPGQQPMRMYAPMPNGYQMAVPPGAMNPPGIIRYAPPTYPQMLRPVYPQRPPGAVGVIPTLQRPPVMAMRGPVIPTIVRPPVNLAIAQTEKPMTTIYVGKIASTVDNDFMLSLLQLCGPVKSWKRVPDPTTGALKGFGFCEFESVEGVLRALRLLSKLSIDGQELMLNFDKATKEYLKRFVEKKKENSKKATDTEGDAGKEEKTASPKASVDESKEDDINNNNEANKENDGYATFGLVTNEDKEADKEASEKLSGMIEERLKNKPLPPPPPPPQTAPDAGGNSTSEHPAKSRDGGDTDADGARTAEDKKDEEMTSKTNENEKLETSSPDRNSKKERERTREKERELERYEREREQERAKREREREYKIREEERRYRGRLKEWETREKEKERARKLEREREKDREQDRKYEIMDQENDDSYSKKRKYRNSGEEREERKRRLREKEEDMEDKVKELEEIAEAKRKEEEEREKQKEQQKHALEILSGNNNTTTNGIDNAMVIDGSLLESRNKAFAQPSTDVEMQHGNETGKITQNGTSDDSETRQNNTLGPKKLGFGLVGSGKRTTVPSLFHEEDEDAQKDKKMRPLVPIDYSTEELQAVRETTPVPPSSNLAAAAEFAKRIGERPDSDRDRSRRAHDRSGHRDRDHETNRARDETREKEKAKTPDNKKLLDAKQLIDTIPKTKDELFSYPINWVVYDKNGLHERMRPWISKKITEFLGEEETTLVDYIVSSTQEHVTADEMLDRLQSILDDEAEMFVLKMWRMLIFEIKKVETGLAGRSKA; encoded by the exons ATGGCGATTTCAACAAACTCACCGGAGAAAACCACCGCAGACCACCAAACCTCCGCCGCCGACAATCCAAATCCACCAAAACCAGATCTACCAGATTCATCCACTGCTCCACCTTCTTCAATtcccgccaccaccaccgcaccattAAACCCTAACCCTAGCCTCAATATCTCCCAACCGCCGGCCGTAGCTCCGCCGCCACCGCCGCAGATTCAATCCTTCGCTCCTCCTAGTCATCCGAATTTCCGCCCGGTGCCGCTGCCAACTGCCGCTCACTTTTCTCCGGTACCGAACCCTAGTTATCAGAACCATGGAGTTCAAGGTCAAATTCCGGTCCAGGTGCAGCCTCCAGGGGTCATGGTGCAGCCGCCGGCGAGTGGAGCGATGCCATCGGTTCCGCAGATGATGCCGCCGCACTACGGGCAGCCTGGACAGCAGCCGATGAGGATGTATGCGCCGATGCCTAATGGTTATCAAATGGCTGTGCCTCCAGGAGCTATGAATCCTCCAG GAATTATCCGTTATGCCCCTCCTACATATCCACAAATGCTTCGACCCGTATATCCTCAAAGACCACCCGGAGCAGTAGGAGTCATTCCAACATTACAACGTCCTCCAGTTATGGCTATGCGGGGCCCAGTGATCCCTACAATCGTCAGGCCACCTGTAAATTTAGCCATAGCTCAAACTGAAAAGCCAATGACCACGATTTATGTTGGCAAGATTGCATCAACAGTGGACAATGATTTCATGCTCTCCCTTTTACAA CTTTGCGGGCCTGTTAAAAGTTGGAAGCGTGTTCCGGATCCCACTACTGGAGCTTTGAAGGGATTTGGTTTTTGTGAATTTGAATCCGTGGAAGGAGTTTTACGGGCTTTACGGCTGCTGAGCAAATTAAGTATTGATGGTCAGGAGCTAATG TTGAATTTTGACAAAGCAACCAAAGAGTACCTTAAGCGTTTTGTCGAGAAGAAAAAAGAGAATTCCAAAAAGGCAACAGATACTGAAGGTGATGCTGGTAAAGAGGAAAAAACTGCATCTCCAAAGGCTTCTGTGGATGAATCAAAGGAAGATGATATTAATAATAACAATGAAGCAAACAAAGAAAATGATGGTTATGCTACTTTTGGACTTGTGACTAATGAAGATAAAGAAGCTGATAAAGAAGCTAGTGAGAAGCTTTCAGGAATGATAGAAGAGAGGTTAAAGAATAAGCCTCTACCGCCACCTCCACCGCCGCCACAAACCGCTCCTGATGCTGGTGGAAATTCAACCTCTGAACACCCTGCAAAGTCCAGAGATGGTGGTGATACCGATGCTGATGGAGCGAGAACCG CAGAAGATAAAAAAGATGAAGAGATGACAAGCAAAACAAATGAAAACGAGAAGCTCGAAACAAGTTCACCTGATCGAAACAGTAAAAAAGAGCGAGAACGCACCCGTGAAAAAGAACGTGAATTGGAAAGATACGAACGAGAGAGGGAGCAGGAACGCGCCAAAAGAGAGCGGGAACGAGAATACAAAATCCGCGAAGAAGAACGTCGATACCGGGGCCGTTTGAAGGAGTGGGAAACCagagaaaaagagaaagaaagggctcggaaactagagagagaaagggaaAAGGATAGAGAACAAGATAGAAAATATGAGATAATGGATCAAGAAAACGATGATAGTTATagtaaaaaaagaaaatatagaaatAGTGGTGAAGAACGCGAGGAAAGAAAAAGGAGATTAAgggaaaaagaagaagatatggAGGATAAAGTTAAAGAATTGGAAGAAATCGCTGAGGCtaaaaggaaagaagaagaagaaagagagaaaCAGAAAGAACAACAAAAACACGCATTGGAGATATTATCCGGTAATAATAACACCACAACTAACGGAATCGACAATGCTATGGTAATTGATGGGAGCTTGTTGGAATCAAGAAATAAGGCTTTTGCTCAGCCATCAACAGATGTTGAAATGCAGCATGGAAATGAGACTG GTAAGATTACCCAAAACGGGACCAGTGACGATTCAGAAACAAGACAAAACAACACACTGGGACCCAAAAAGTTAGGGTTTGGTCTTGTGGGGTCCGGAAAAAGAACAACGGTACCTTCTCTTTTCCATGAAGAAGACGAAGATGCACAAAAGGACAAAAAAATGCGGCCTTTGGTTCCAATAGATTATTCAACAGAAGAATTGCAAGCTGTTAGAGAAACCACACCGGTCCCACCTTCTTCTAATTTGGCTGCAGCTGCCGAATTTGCGAAACGAATTGGCGAAAGACCCGATTCAGATAGAGATCGAAGTAGACGTGCTCATGATCGTTCTGGTCATCGAGATCGAGACCATGAAACAAATCGGGCCCGAGATGAGACCCGTGAAAAAGAAAAAGCGAAGACACCTGATAATAAGAAGCTTTTGGATGCTAAACAGTTGATTGACACCATTCCAAAAACTAAAGATGAGCTGTTCTCGTATCCGATAAATTGGGTGGTTTATGATAAG AATGGATTACATGAAAGAATGAGACCATGGATCTCCAAGAAAATAACCGAGTTTTTAGGTGAAGAAGAAACGACACTTGTTGACTACATCGTTTCAAGCACTCAAGAACACGTGACCGCAGATGAAATGCTTGATCGACTTCAATCTATTCTAGACGATGAAGCTGAAATGTTTGTGCTCAAAATGTGGAGAATGCTTATTTTCGAAATCAAGAAAGTGGAAACCGGTCTTGCTGGTAGATCGAAAGCGTAG
- the LOC110896031 gene encoding RNA-binding protein 25 isoform X5: protein MLRPVYPQRPPGAVGVIPTLQRPPVMAMRGPVIPTIVRPPVNLAIAQTEKPMTTIYVGKIASTVDNDFMLSLLQLCGPVKSWKRVPDPTTGALKGFGFCEFESVEGVLRALRLLSKLSIDGQELMLNFDKATKEYLKRFVEKKKENSKKATDTEGDAGKEEKTASPKASVDESKEDDINNNNEANKENDGYATFGLVTNEDKEADKEASEKLSGMIEERLKNKPLPPPPPPPQTAPDAGGNSTSEHPAKSRDGGDTDADGARTEDKKDEEMTSKTNENEKLETSSPDRNSKKERERTREKERELERYEREREQERAKREREREYKIREEERRYRGRLKEWETREKEKERARKLEREREKDREQDRKYEIMDQENDDSYSKKRKYRNSGEEREERKRRLREKEEDMEDKVKELEEIAEAKRKEEEEREKQKEQQKHALEILSGNNNTTTNGIDNAMVIDGSLLESRNKAFAQPSTDVEMQHGNETGKITQNGTSDDSETRQNNTLGPKKLGFGLVGSGKRTTVPSLFHEEDEDAQKDKKMRPLVPIDYSTEELQAVRETTPVPPSSNLAAAAEFAKRIGERPDSDRDRSRRAHDRSGHRDRDHETNRARDETREKEKAKTPDNKKLLDAKQLIDTIPKTKDELFSYPINWVVYDKNGLHERMRPWISKKITEFLGEEETTLVDYIVSSTQEHVTADEMLDRLQSILDDEAEMFVLKMWRMLIFEIKKVETGLAGRSKA, encoded by the exons ATGCTTCGACCCGTATATCCTCAAAGACCACCCGGAGCAGTAGGAGTCATTCCAACATTACAACGTCCTCCAGTTATGGCTATGCGGGGCCCAGTGATCCCTACAATCGTCAGGCCACCTGTAAATTTAGCCATAGCTCAAACTGAAAAGCCAATGACCACGATTTATGTTGGCAAGATTGCATCAACAGTGGACAATGATTTCATGCTCTCCCTTTTACAA CTTTGCGGGCCTGTTAAAAGTTGGAAGCGTGTTCCGGATCCCACTACTGGAGCTTTGAAGGGATTTGGTTTTTGTGAATTTGAATCCGTGGAAGGAGTTTTACGGGCTTTACGGCTGCTGAGCAAATTAAGTATTGATGGTCAGGAGCTAATG TTGAATTTTGACAAAGCAACCAAAGAGTACCTTAAGCGTTTTGTCGAGAAGAAAAAAGAGAATTCCAAAAAGGCAACAGATACTGAAGGTGATGCTGGTAAAGAGGAAAAAACTGCATCTCCAAAGGCTTCTGTGGATGAATCAAAGGAAGATGATATTAATAATAACAATGAAGCAAACAAAGAAAATGATGGTTATGCTACTTTTGGACTTGTGACTAATGAAGATAAAGAAGCTGATAAAGAAGCTAGTGAGAAGCTTTCAGGAATGATAGAAGAGAGGTTAAAGAATAAGCCTCTACCGCCACCTCCACCGCCGCCACAAACCGCTCCTGATGCTGGTGGAAATTCAACCTCTGAACACCCTGCAAAGTCCAGAGATGGTGGTGATACCGATGCTGATGGAGCGAGAACCG AAGATAAAAAAGATGAAGAGATGACAAGCAAAACAAATGAAAACGAGAAGCTCGAAACAAGTTCACCTGATCGAAACAGTAAAAAAGAGCGAGAACGCACCCGTGAAAAAGAACGTGAATTGGAAAGATACGAACGAGAGAGGGAGCAGGAACGCGCCAAAAGAGAGCGGGAACGAGAATACAAAATCCGCGAAGAAGAACGTCGATACCGGGGCCGTTTGAAGGAGTGGGAAACCagagaaaaagagaaagaaagggctcggaaactagagagagaaagggaaAAGGATAGAGAACAAGATAGAAAATATGAGATAATGGATCAAGAAAACGATGATAGTTATagtaaaaaaagaaaatatagaaatAGTGGTGAAGAACGCGAGGAAAGAAAAAGGAGATTAAgggaaaaagaagaagatatggAGGATAAAGTTAAAGAATTGGAAGAAATCGCTGAGGCtaaaaggaaagaagaagaagaaagagagaaaCAGAAAGAACAACAAAAACACGCATTGGAGATATTATCCGGTAATAATAACACCACAACTAACGGAATCGACAATGCTATGGTAATTGATGGGAGCTTGTTGGAATCAAGAAATAAGGCTTTTGCTCAGCCATCAACAGATGTTGAAATGCAGCATGGAAATGAGACTG GTAAGATTACCCAAAACGGGACCAGTGACGATTCAGAAACAAGACAAAACAACACACTGGGACCCAAAAAGTTAGGGTTTGGTCTTGTGGGGTCCGGAAAAAGAACAACGGTACCTTCTCTTTTCCATGAAGAAGACGAAGATGCACAAAAGGACAAAAAAATGCGGCCTTTGGTTCCAATAGATTATTCAACAGAAGAATTGCAAGCTGTTAGAGAAACCACACCGGTCCCACCTTCTTCTAATTTGGCTGCAGCTGCCGAATTTGCGAAACGAATTGGCGAAAGACCCGATTCAGATAGAGATCGAAGTAGACGTGCTCATGATCGTTCTGGTCATCGAGATCGAGACCATGAAACAAATCGGGCCCGAGATGAGACCCGTGAAAAAGAAAAAGCGAAGACACCTGATAATAAGAAGCTTTTGGATGCTAAACAGTTGATTGACACCATTCCAAAAACTAAAGATGAGCTGTTCTCGTATCCGATAAATTGGGTGGTTTATGATAAG AATGGATTACATGAAAGAATGAGACCATGGATCTCCAAGAAAATAACCGAGTTTTTAGGTGAAGAAGAAACGACACTTGTTGACTACATCGTTTCAAGCACTCAAGAACACGTGACCGCAGATGAAATGCTTGATCGACTTCAATCTATTCTAGACGATGAAGCTGAAATGTTTGTGCTCAAAATGTGGAGAATGCTTATTTTCGAAATCAAGAAAGTGGAAACCGGTCTTGCTGGTAGATCGAAAGCGTAG